The genome window GCCCGCCCCGCGCGCCGGGATACTTCCTCAGGCCCTACGCCCTGTGCAGGGTTCCCGAGCTTCGGGTGGATTTATGGGAAGACATCCGCAGTAAAGACGGCCCCTTCGAGGAGCTGGATCACCCGGTGCTCGAGCGCTACCGCGCGGCCTGGCTGCAGGATGTTCTGCGGGCCTGCCGCCAGAGCGATGCCCCGGAGGAATGGCTCTTTGGGCTCCGCCTCGACCCGCTAGACGAAGAGTTGCTGGCCCGCCTCGAGCACACCGAGCTGGCCGCCCTGGCCCGGCGCATTCGCCAGGAAGCCCTAGAGGAGCTCGAGCTAGAAAGCTAAATTGGGGCGCGGATAGAACCTGTGGAGACAGTCTGCGCTAGTCGCCTCATCTTGGCCGGCAGGCCGGCGGTCGGGTTTACACGGTGTGCCTGCAGCCCGCGCCACCCTGCCCTTGGTGCTTGGAAACTGGAGATGTAATACGCATTCCAGCGGTATCGTTCACTTTTGAAAGCTTAAACGATACTGCCGAAATGCTTTTCTACTCCCTTCGGTCGGCTTGAATCCTTCACCTCTGACTGCACATGGCGGTGAATGATTCAAGCGGAAACGGTATGCTACCAGATTCGGTTAGTTCGTCACCGAACGGTGGCGAACTAACCCGACCGAAGTTATCCGCGTAGCGGAGGGCGATACCGCCCCTTGGAACGGGAGTGCTCTAGGATTCAAAAAGATGGCCACTCAAAGCCTATTGTTCGATGACTATCTTTTTGAATCCGGTATGAGGGGGTGCTCTGCTTCAGCAAGACTTCGGCGTGAGCTCAGTCGAACGCTCGGAGCCGTGCTTCGACAGGCTCAGCAAACGTAGGATTCGACAGGATGGCTGCTCGAGGTTTTTTGTTGGCAGGCTATTTGATGAGCCTGCCGGTGGGGTCGGGCCGCCAGGAGCGGAGTACCTTCATGTAGTTGCCCCGCTCGAAAGCGTCGGGGTTGGCGACATGCTTCTGGCTCATGCTGCCCTGCATCTGCCGGATAGATTCGTATTCGTGCTCCTGCATCCAGGTTTGCAGGTCTTGCAAAATGGCTCCTACCCGCTCCACGCCATTTTTCAGCAACTCCGAGGCCATCATGGCCACCTTAGCCCCCGCCATCATGCCCTTGAGCACCTCGAGGTGCGAGTGTACCCCACTGGTAATGGCAAAGTCGGCCTGGATACGCCCGTACAGAATGGCGATCCAGGTCAGCGGCAGGCGCAACTCATCGGCACGGCTCAGTACCAGGTTGGGGGTTACCTCCAGATGCTCCAGGTCAAAATCCGGCTGGTAAAAGCGGTTGAAGAGCACCAGTCCCGAGGCGCCGGCCTGCACAAAACGAGCGGCCATGTGGGTAAAGTTGCTGAAGTAAGGCCCCACCTTTACCGCAATCGGGATGGTAACGCTCTGGCGGACGTCCCGCACCACATCCAGATACATTTCTTCCACCTCGAGGCCGGTCAGGGTGGGGTCGGTAGGAAGGTAATATAGGTTCAGTTCGATGGCATCGGCCCCGGCTTCTTGCATCATTCGGGCATACTCGATCCAGCCCCCCGACGAGACCCCATTCAGGCTGCCCATGATGGGAATTTGGGTGGCCTCCTTGGCTTTGCGAAGAAGCTCCAAATACTCGTGTGGCCCCACATTGAACTGGTCTGGCTGGGGAAAGTAGTCCAGCGCTTCGGCGTAGCTATGGGTGCCATATTCCAGATAGTGATGCAGCGCATGGCTTTCCTGCTCAATCTGCTCCTCGAAAAGCGAGTACATCACCACCGCTGCGACGCCTGCATCCTCGAGCCTGCGAATTCCATCCAGGGTATAAGAGAGGGGCGAGGCCGAGGCGACCAGTGGATGGGCTAGCTTAATCCCCAGGTAGCTAGTGCTCAGGTCAGGCTTGCTCATACTTCCTCCCTTGCCGCAGCCGGTGATGCAGTGGAAGGGCTCGGTTGAGTGGTTCCTTCTTCTGCCGCAACCCCGGCCATTTGTTCATAGTCCCTCCAGCGGGCCAAGATGGCCTCCTGGGCAGCCTGAAACATCTGCTCGGCCGCTTGTGGGTTGATCTGCCGCAGCATGCGGTAGCGGTTTTCATGCAGCGCGTAGTCCTTGAAGCCAATCTTGGGCGGCCTGGAGTCGAGTTGGAAGGGGTTCTTGCCCTGGGCTTTCAGGCGGGGGTCGTAGCGAAAGAGCGGCCAGTAAGCCGATTCGGCGGCCAGTTTTTGTTGTTCCATGCCTTTGGCCATATCAATGCCGTGGGCGATGCAGTGGCTATAGGCAATAATCAGGGCCGGGCCGGGGTAACTCTCGGCCTCCAAAAAAGCTTTCACGGTCTGGGCATCGTTGGCGCCCATGGCCACCTGGGCTACGTAGACATAGCCATAGCTCATGGCGATGCGCCCCAGGTCTTTCTTGGGGGTGGATTTACCACCGGAAGCAAACTTCGCCACCGCTCCCAGCGAGGTAGCCTTAGAGGACTGACCACCGGTATTGGAGTACACCTCGGTGTCGAGCACTAGGAGCTTAACGTTGCGTCCGCTGGCCAGGACATGATCCAGCCCCCCAAAGCCAATGTCGTAAGCCCAGCCATCGCCTCCTACAATCCATACCGACTTGCGCACCAGGACATCCGCCAGGCTCAGCAGATCCTTGGCCTTTGCGTCCTCCTGGCCCTCTAGTCTGGATTTCAAGAGCGCA of Meiothermus sp. contains these proteins:
- a CDS encoding dihydroorotate dehydrogenase-like protein, with the translated sequence MSKPDLSTSYLGIKLAHPLVASASPLSYTLDGIRRLEDAGVAAVVMYSLFEEQIEQESHALHHYLEYGTHSYAEALDYFPQPDQFNVGPHEYLELLRKAKEATQIPIMGSLNGVSSGGWIEYARMMQEAGADAIELNLYYLPTDPTLTGLEVEEMYLDVVRDVRQSVTIPIAVKVGPYFSNFTHMAARFVQAGASGLVLFNRFYQPDFDLEHLEVTPNLVLSRADELRLPLTWIAILYGRIQADFAITSGVHSHLEVLKGMMAGAKVAMMASELLKNGVERVGAILQDLQTWMQEHEYESIRQMQGSMSQKHVANPDAFERGNYMKVLRSWRPDPTGRLIK